The genomic DNA GCGGTAGGCGCCAATGGCCTTGTCGAGCCTGGGCAGGGAGTCCAGTCCGTTCTGCGCCTCGTAATCCGACCACGTCTTGAAGATGAGGCCGCGCAGGACGTGGAACTCATAGCCCTGGTCCTTCGGGGCGATGTTCTCGAGGGACTCCACGGCCCTGCCGAGCTGCTCGCGCGGATCCTCGTTGTGCGACTGCCGTCCCCGGCCCTGCCGCCAGAAGCTCCACCCCAGCTCCATCCAGGCCTCCGGCCGGTCGGGCACGAGCTTCCTCGCGGCCTGCGCGGCCTCCAGCGCGTCGCGGACGGGCTCCTCCACGTCCTTGCCCTGGGTGGCGCGAGCCTCCGCGAGACGGCGATGGAAGCGCGCCAGCAGCACGCGGGCCTCGTAGTGGTCGGGAGCGGATTGGAGGACACGTGCCACCGCTTGGCGGCCCCGCTCGAAGGGGGGCTCGACATTCCCCTGACCGTAGAGCTCCGTGTCCATCACGGCGGACTCGAGCTGCGCCATCGCGTGGTGGACGCCGGGGTCGCTCCGGCCGATGTCCGCGGCCCGGCCATAGGCCTGACGGCTGGCCTCGAAATCGGCCCGGGCCTTCTCGGGCTCGCCGTGGTTCCGGTGCTGAAGAGCCCGGGCCAGGAGGATGTCCCCCTTCAACCTGGGTGCCGCGTAGAACTCGAGTGCCCTCTCGCCCAACATATCCAGGCGGACCAGCGCGTCGTCGAACCGGTCCTCCAGGAAGAAGAGGAGGGCCGCCACGTATTGAGGAGGAACTGGAGCCCCCTCGCTCTTCTCGAGGTAGGCGTGCGCCGGATCCCGGTAGCGGCGCACGAGCTCCTTCTTCCGCGCCTCGCGCCGCTGCTCGGCCGAGGTGTCGCCGGGCTCCTCCCTCCTGCGCTGCTGCTGGTAGCCACGCTCCACCTCCAGGAGGAGCACCTGGTACAGGTGCCCCATCACCTCGGCCAGCGCGTAGGCGACCCGAGGCGTCTGGTAGCCCCGCTGCCAGGCGGACTCCAGGTGGGACAGGGCCTTCGCCTCATCCCCGAGGGCGTGGTGGCCCATCCCCAGCGCGTAGTGGACAGGCCCCTTGTCCGCGTCCTCGGTCTCGAGCAGCTCGGCGTCCAGCTGGCGCATCCACGTGCGGATCCGCTCCCGGTCCGCGCTCGTGTCGTGCAGCGGGAGGAGGTAGGGACGGCCGGCCAGGGCGTCGATTTGCGCCACCAGCTCGGTGGAGCGGAGCTCCAGGGCGGCGCGCCGCTCGGCCTCGCGCAGCCGCAGGCCGGCCCCCGCCAGGGCGAGCAGGACCAGGGCGAGCGCCCCCGCGGCCATGGCCACGAAGGCGCGGTGCTTGCGGGCCTTCTTGCGCAGGCGGTACCAGAGCCCCGTGGGCCGCGCCAGGACGGGCTCGCCGTTGAGGAAGCGGTCCAGATCCTCGGCCAGGGCGCGCGCCGAGTCGTAGCGGGCGGAGCGGTCCTTCTCCATGCACTTGAGGACGATGGCCTCCAGGTCCGCCGGGATGTCCGGGTCCACCGAGCGCGGCGGGCGCGGCTCCAGGGAGGCGATGTTGCTCAACACCTCCAGGCTGTTGCTGCCGGGGATGGGAAGGACGCCGGTGAGCAGGTGGTAGAACGTGGCGCCCAGGCTGTAGACGTCCGCGCGGCGATCCAACCGGCCCACCTCGCCGCGGGCCTGCTCGGGCGCCATGTAGTGCGGCGTGCCCAGCACCGAGCCCGTGGCCGTCACGCCCTCCTTGCAGTCGCGCGCCAGCCCGAAGTCCATGACGTAGGGCATGAGGGCGCCATCCCCGGTGCGCGCCACCATGATGTTGGAGGGCTTGAGGTCCCGGTGGACGAGGCCGGCGCGATGGGCCGCGTGCACGCCCTCGGCCACCTCCCGCATCACCAGCACCTTCTGCTCCAGGGGGAGCCTCGGGCCGATCTTGTTCAGCGTCTGCCCGTCGATGTACTGCATCGCGATGTAGGCCCGGCCCTGGACCTCGCCGACCTCGTACACCTGGCACACGCGCTCGTGATGCACACGGGCCTGGGACCGGGCCTCGGAGAGGAAGCGGCGCATGTGCTCGGGGTCGTCATCCCGGACGAACTTGAGGGCCACGTCGCGTCGCAGCTGCGAGTCATGGGCGAGGAACACCCGCCCCATGCCGCCCTGCCCCAGCAACCTCACGGGCTGATAGCGCTCCCATTGGACCACCGGGAAACCCACGCCATCCTCGACGAGGCGCTGCCGCGAGGGCAGCTCCAGCGTGGAGTCGTCCTCCGGACTCTCGCCGTCACTGTACCGGGCCGTCTCCTCGAGACGTACCTCCTTGCGCAGCGAGGCGAGCGTCTCCGCGGAGAGCCGCCCCCGCTCCACGAGCAGCTCCAGGGGACTCCGCGCCTGTCGGAGCGCCTCCTCGCGCAAGGCACCGGCCTCCTCCTTGGAGAGGAGTCCCTCGACAATGGCCATGCGCAGTTCCGAGTCATACCCATCGAGCACGGGAAGTCCCCCTGGCGGAGAGGAGCGCCATGCTACACCCGGGCGGGCCCATCCAACCGCTCCCGTTGGCTGAGAAACGGGGAGGCGGACGAGCCCGACGTTTCGACGGGTTGAATGTCGACTCCGACATGTCAACCGTCATGTCCCGACACACACCGCCGCCCCGGCGCTCCGTCCTTCACGCCAATGAAGCGTGCAGCCGGAGCCCTGGCTGCCTACGGCGTTGTTTCACGGCACCCCGGCTCCTACTTTCCCTTCGGCAACCCGCCACCAGGACGAGGAACCAGGAACATGCGGGAGCACATCGAACCCCAGCACGAGGAAGCACAGCAGCAGGGGTCCTCGGACTTCCTGGAGGGCCTGGACTCCGAGCTGGACTTCGGTGACTCCTTCATGGAGCAGGTGGCGCACGCCGTCCCCCAGGTGATGCGCAAGCCGAGACCCGGTGAGCGGATGGGCGGCCGGGACGGCCACAGGTTCGAGATCATCGAGGAGCTGGGAGGCGGGGCCATGGGGCTGGTGTTCCGCGCGAGGGACGCGGAGCTGCAGCGTGTGGTGGCGCTCAAGTTCCTGCTGCCACGTGAGGAGGGGGCGGGCGAGAACCGCATGGTGGCGCTGCTCAAGCAGGAGGCCCGGGCGGTGGCCCAGCTCGACCACGAGAACATCGTCCGCATCTTCGACGTGTCCGAATGGGAGGGAGGCACGTGGGAGCGGCCGGTCCCCTTCCTGGTCATGGAGTGCCTGGAGGGAGAACCGCTCTCCAGTCTGCTCCAGCGGGGACCGCCCGGGCTCAAGCGCACGGTGGAGATCCTCGAGAGCGTGGCCGCGGGACTGGCGCACGCGCACCAGCGGCACATCATCCACCGCGACCTCAAGCCCAGCAACGTGTTCATCACGCACCGGGGGACGGTGAAGCTGTTGGACTTCGGACT from Archangium lipolyticum includes the following:
- a CDS encoding protein kinase domain-containing protein yields the protein MLDGYDSELRMAIVEGLLSKEEAGALREEALRQARSPLELLVERGRLSAETLASLRKEVRLEETARYSDGESPEDDSTLELPSRQRLVEDGVGFPVVQWERYQPVRLLGQGGMGRVFLAHDSQLRRDVALKFVRDDDPEHMRRFLSEARSQARVHHERVCQVYEVGEVQGRAYIAMQYIDGQTLNKIGPRLPLEQKVLVMREVAEGVHAAHRAGLVHRDLKPSNIMVARTGDGALMPYVMDFGLARDCKEGVTATGSVLGTPHYMAPEQARGEVGRLDRRADVYSLGATFYHLLTGVLPIPGSNSLEVLSNIASLEPRPPRSVDPDIPADLEAIVLKCMEKDRSARYDSARALAEDLDRFLNGEPVLARPTGLWYRLRKKARKHRAFVAMAAGALALVLLALAGAGLRLREAERRAALELRSTELVAQIDALAGRPYLLPLHDTSADRERIRTWMRQLDAELLETEDADKGPVHYALGMGHHALGDEAKALSHLESAWQRGYQTPRVAYALAEVMGHLYQVLLLEVERGYQQQRRREEPGDTSAEQRREARKKELVRRYRDPAHAYLEKSEGAPVPPQYVAALLFFLEDRFDDALVRLDMLGERALEFYAAPRLKGDILLARALQHRNHGEPEKARADFEASRQAYGRAADIGRSDPGVHHAMAQLESAVMDTELYGQGNVEPPFERGRQAVARVLQSAPDHYEARVLLARFHRRLAEARATQGKDVEEPVRDALEAAQAARKLVPDRPEAWMELGWSFWRQGRGRQSHNEDPREQLGRAVESLENIAPKDQGYEFHVLRGLIFKTWSDYEAQNGLDSLPRLDKAIGAYREAIQMDESQMLGWLDLVNAYLLRASRSNGRESIEDLEQARVALVKARALNPRHAVLHDYEGRYHEVLASRRRARGEDARPEWEQALARYEAGLALNAGSAFRLNSKGVVLAELGQEAWDRGGEPAPWLERAQAVFEQALRVAPRKFSAYNNLGWLNSRRAGYLLARGEDPAPALRAAERAYQQAIEQAPEHPLPRANLGRALRTWAAFELEQGREPSKLLSRASEALQQALARNPRAGVTLLGLAEVQATQVLWKVRRGQARGEDFEAAAAAFQKTLESEPESRDARLAFGHFLREWALWRKEAGHEPLPILERGLVLADGLSKGRPRWADALLLHASLDLTRVELAAQPEARELERIREELEQALASNHNLAREGQRQLSRLRRLLASSR